A single Filimonas effusa DNA region contains:
- the yiaA gene encoding inner membrane protein YiaA, with product METKIRQQPSAAFIAASWIALLAGVVAYNIGLWNADMELNEKGYYFTILLFGLFAAISVQKAVRDQLEGIPVTNLYYGLAWFSTLVAVLLLVVGLWNATLTRSEKGFYAMSFTLSLFAAIAVQKNTRDMKNTEKEEPRNPADYNNQGRL from the coding sequence ATGGAAACAAAGATCAGACAACAGCCTTCCGCAGCCTTTATAGCAGCTTCCTGGATCGCCCTGCTCGCCGGCGTAGTGGCTTATAACATCGGCCTTTGGAATGCCGATATGGAACTCAACGAAAAAGGTTACTACTTTACCATATTGCTGTTTGGATTGTTCGCAGCAATCTCTGTACAAAAAGCAGTTCGTGACCAACTGGAAGGTATACCCGTTACTAACCTATACTATGGCCTGGCCTGGTTCTCTACACTGGTGGCTGTTCTGTTGCTTGTAGTGGGGCTATGGAATGCAACGCTTACCAGGAGCGAAAAAGGATTCTATGCCATGTCTTTTACGCTTAGCCTCTTCGCGGCAATCGCTGTTCAAAAGAATACCCGCGATATGAAAAATACCGAAAAGGAAGAACCCCGGAACCCCGCAGACTACAACAACCAGGGAAGGCTTTAA